One genomic window of Caenorhabditis elegans chromosome I includes the following:
- the C41D11.10 gene encoding uncharacterized protein (Confirmed by transcript evidence) gives MKCLCCIFLTFILLIVIIPIALFIGFYKPRTFGSHPKHVDHLVNGTSSSVPVPSEYSTDNSEIELVEGSMDGGSQEFPKSDELIMNMTDPIHKLPETEDETISVKAEKPMKMEKNEKVEELKSGEVIEEEEETQVVVKRKNNNNKRNKNSQNIEKNGITDSFEDFDN, from the exons atgaagtgtctttgttgtatttttctaacttttattCTCCTTATCGTTATTATTCCAATTGCTTTATTCATCGGATTCTATAAGCCAAGAACTTTCGGGAGTCATCCGAAACACGTGGATCATTTG GTAAATGGGACATCCTCTTCAGTTCCAGTTCCATCAGAATATTCTACTGATAATTCGGAAATCGAACTAGTTGAAGGAAGCATGGATGGAGGTTCTCAAGAATTTCCGAAATCTGATGAGCTTATTATGAATATGACTGATCCAATTCATAAATTACCTGAAACGGAAGATGAGACAATATCGGTGAAGGCTGAGAAACcgatgaaaatggaaaagaacGAAAAAGTGGAAGAATTGAAATCAGGAGAAgtaattgaagaagaagaagaaacacaAGTTGTTGTGAAAAgaaagaataataataataagagAAATAAGAATTCCCagaatattgagaaaaatggaataacgGATTCGTTCGAAGATTTTGATAAttaa